taggtgtgtgcctttccaaatgatgtccattcaattgaatttaccccaggtgtactcccatcaagttgtagaaacatctcaaggatgatcaatggaaacaggatgcaactgagctcaatttcgagtctcatagcaaaagttctgaatacttttctatattttatttttataaattggcaagaatgtcttaaaacctgttttcgctttgtcattatgaggtatggtgtgtagattgatgagaattgtattcttatttaatcaattttagaataaggctgtaacgtaacaaaatgtggaaaaaaggaaggggtctaaatactttccaaatgcactgtagcagGGCCATTCCACGAAtgagtccctttgatattttaagtagaaatcaCGCTTCAGTTTTGCTTCTGGTTTATCTTTATTGGTCACTCACCTAATGAGATCTAGCAAGGCATCAGCAGAAGTCATGACGGGCCCTCCTCCTAGCCTGTTGCTGTCCATCTCAGTGCCCACCCCGGGCTTGATGATGATCACCAGCAGGATGCCCACCACCACCGCAATGAAGGTGGTCCACAGGTAGTAGGTCACAGTGAGAACACCCACACGACAACAGGCTTTGGACTCCATAGACGACAGGCCTGACATTAAActgtaaagagagaaaaaaagagagaggattgGTTAGGATGAAATCATGAAAACATGCAATAAAAATGGCCCAATAATTGCTCAGGTGCCTAAATTGGTACTCAAATATGGTTCCATTCTAGTGAGTGATTAAAGGAAACTAAGGAGAATGTGGACCTAAGTGAGATCTAATGAACATTTCTATTGAAGTGGCTGAAGGACACCTTTTCAAGTGTTTGTCGTAAGCACTACTTCCTATACTACCTAACCGAacatagcaggcataaaataaatgcctgaaactagatcccttaCATACTGGTAttgacaagaagaaaaaaaactgcggggggaggttctcttctgcactgttcaaccaatccagtaaatgcggaggaggagttaagatggagcgTCGTCTTGAGCGTCGCCTtgtttccatttcccctgaaaaccggaataTCTGGTTTTTGGGGAATTGGCCAAGGCTATATACTATCTGACAGTTGTAGTATAACTGGAACCTGTCATATTATGTCGACCATATGGAATCTACTGAAATCTGGTTTCTAAAGTCTTGTTTTGTTGTACTGTTTTAAGCCCCATTCAACTTGAATGAAGAAGTGATATCATTACCTGTCTATAGTGGGTAGCTACTATCATTGGGTGCGGTGTGATAACAACATCAAAAGtcgtcctgcagtcagcattctcTCCAATTCATTTAACACCTAGCCCAGTTATGCACTTTTCTCAAAAGTCACTTTTGAGGCTGGTTCTTTTTTGTGGTGTGTGAAGTATATTCAATCAACAATAGAGGAATTCACAGTGAAGATCAAATTATAGTTTTATTACTCTATTGCTGGTTGAATATGCAACCACATTACTGGAAAGAAGTTGACATTAAAGATATTTACCTAGACGTGATGAGGGGGAGGATGAGCATTTTGAGCACTCTCATGAGAAGTTCTCCAGGGAATGAAAAATAAATCTTAGCCTGGAGGGGAAATCAGAAGAAACATTCATGTTAATTAAGTAGGGATGAAGCACTCACTCCAAAGCAGTGGCAGCTGGTGACTTAACACATTTGAGGAGGATGATTGTTGAAAAAAAGGGCACCTTCAAACATATTCCAAAACTTTGTCTCTTTCCACAGGAGACCCTTTACAATAGTTGGACAGATAGTTTTGTTTCAAGTATTAATTTCTTCTAGACAAAAGTGCCCATCAGCACACACTTGGGTGAATGTCAAAAGCCTTTTGCTTGattcctcatgtcctctctcctaGATTCCTTCTCAAACCACCAAAAGGAGGTCAGGAGATGATAGAAGATCAAAGGTTCCTTCTCCTCCGATGCTCCTTCTCCTTCAATGTTTTGAGAAGGGAAATTGAGGAAAAGGCTTTTCAAATTCACCCCTTGTGAAAAGGTGAAAGGTTGTTATTGGTTTTCAAAATAGTAAAGAAATAGCTGTGAATAATATTGGTTGATTCAATCTGGTTCATAGGTCTGGACTATTACCTTTTGCATTACAAGATATCACAACACTGCTTTACATCAGTCATTGGTGTTGATAAAAATTATAAATCAACGTGGTTTAAAATGTTTGAATGGCACTGATGGGTCTCAGAGCCATCTATGACTTTAAGTGACTcagatatactgaacaaaaatataaacgcaacatgcaacaatttcaaagtttttCCTGAGTTggagttcacataaggaaatcagtcaatataaataaattgattaggccctaatctatgcatttcacatgacagggcaggggcacagccatgggtgagcctggGGGGGGGGCTGCCAGGCTGAGCCTGGCTGCCCACCCACTTGacagccaggctcagccaatcagaatcggTTTTCCACCAGAAAAGAGCcttattacagatagaaatactccCCCCtctgacgatcccgcaggtgaagaagctggatgtggaggtcctgagctggcgtggttacacgtggtcctCGGTTttaaggccggttggacatactgccaaattctttaaaatggcgttctctggcaacaactctggtggacattcttgcagtcagcatgccaattgcacgctccctccaaacttgagacgtctgtggcattgtgttgtgtgacagaactgcacattttagtggccttttatcacccccagcacaaggtgcatctgtgtaatgatcatgcggtttaatcagcttcttgatataccacacctgtcaggtggatggattatcttgacaaggGATaagatgctcactaacagggatgtacagtAAACACATTTGtccacaaaatgtgagagaaataagctttctgtgcatatggaacatttctgggatactTTATTCAGCACATGGGACcagtactttacatgttgtgtttatatttttgttgagtgtagCTCTTGGTAGTAACACGCACAGTAATTTCCTCAGGTTAAACCTCCACTCACTTACAATCATCAGCTTTGGGTCATGCGTCACCTCACACACCTGTGATTATCGAGTATACTTTAGGCCATGTTTGCTTTGGCAAGCCAAGTCTGAGATCAAATAATCCCCTCTTCTCCTGACAGGACTGAGCTTGGATTGACCTCAACTATCTACTGTTCTGAACATCGCATTCCTTTTGTCTTCATGTAAAAGTGGACAGGAAGGGCGTGATAATGTGGGCATACGATACCTATCCTTCTTTACCTTATGAGCACCATAGATGGCCTATAACTCACTAGGTGTCTACTGTTGCTCTCCAACAATATGCTGCATTTATTTTTCTGAAGCCAGTAATCGGTTCACCATCAATGGTCTAGATTAGAATTTATTCTGCCACAAAATGCGTTGAAACTGCTACATTTGCATCAGAACTTTCCTCTCAGGAACTGAAACACGTTGCTGAGTAGAGGTCATTAACTCCTTCCCCAACAACCTCTTTTTTAATCAAGGGGATGAATGCATGCTACCAGGGCTGCTCTTCTAGCTGTGCACTGGCTCTCTGTTGCTATAACAATTAACGCACACCACTTTTCAGGTTCCAGTCCCATCATTTGCTGATGGCGTCGTGCACTAGAAGCTTCTCTCAATGGTCCATTACGTCTGCCGGTTGATGTTCTCCAATGCAAACAGGAGCTCTATCGTGCGTTTAAGTGGAACACTTTCACGGATCCACCTCATCCGAAAAGAGTGAGAGATGGTCAAACACAGAAATGTATGCAAAGCCATGGGAGACATATGGACCTGGCAGGCTGGCACTTCAAATAATCAAGCAGCATTTGCACATGCATCTGACTTTGTGATAAAGAACCACCTACCTGGGTAGAGAGATGGCTCCCTCTCAACATGAACCCCAGGAGACAGCCGGCCAACACGGCAAAAACCGAGAGCGTCAGCAAGCCGTTGAGCTTCAGGTACCTCCTCAGCCACTGTTTCAAGTCAACGACGAAAGTCCCATGTAAAAATGTCTTGACACGATCGTACATGGGTTTCCCCCCAGAGTCTCCTCTTGGAGAATACGAACTATTGTTGTACCGTGTTTCCTCGCCATCTGTGGGCAGTAGTAGCTCCTCCATAGTGCCAAGTCCTTCACTGGGAAGACAGTCAACTTCTTCTGGAGGGGGCAATTAATTTAGCTTACATGGGGATTAAGCCATCGTGGCATGTGCAGAGTGAATGCCAGCCAGTCAAAGCCCACAGTTAGGGAGAATGTGGGACTAAGAGGCTTACAAGCGTGTAATAACATTTAACAAGTATTTGTTATTAGGTAGCAGGCTGCCATGCTTTTGAACTTCATTGTTTATATCTTGTCatctcaatcaatcacatttatttataaagccccttttacatcagcagttgtcacaaagtgctattaCAGTAACACAGCCTGGACCTCAAAGAGCAAGCAGAGGTGGAAGCAGAAGCACAGTGGGAAAACTAGGCTAAGAACCGAGGATTTATACTCTTCTAGCTGTTCTGGGTAGTCTTCCGGGTCAACTGCTACAACCTTGCTTTTCGCAAAACCTTTAACTTTCTTGGACAAGTTATAGGCTACTGAGGGAAAAGATTTGACATCCCATGAATCATGGATTTCATGTAGTAATAGTGTAAAAGGATTCAAGGATGACATGAAGCCTGTCCCAACTTATCCAGAACATTACCTGGTATAGAGCATAGAGCTGAGATTGGTCCATGGTTCTCACAACCCTTTCACCACCATCTGGCCTCTTTATTTTGCTGTTTGAACAGTCTCTCTAATGAACCTGCTATTCTTAGAATGCAGAAGGCTCCCATGTCGCGCTAACTTCACAGCTTAATGAGATTTCCCATTGTTTGCAAATGGCTCCTGATTGTCGTCATGGCTAGATTTACTTCAATACAATGTCCTCTATTGTCATTGGTCAaatgtaatactactagccacctagcaattttaggaagttggctttagctagcccagataggttcccaacctcataactaacTACCaagtgttatgggatttttatgaataatctTATTATtaatcttattataatcataatcataatgctgaatgtaatgtgttccttgttagaaagaatgggtttatcttcagacaggcttgaATGATgtgtctacccagggaggggaaagaccttgggttggtggGAGAttatttaacaggtggcagacagtgatGAGAAAGCTAACTGcactgccattgtatccgagaggaggatggacattaaaacctatgacatcatctttattatataacctgatgtaaattgtaatatgatcagtactctcgagaataaacgctattgattgattgattttgagactggtctctgtccatttaatgctgataagtatcttcttatgtatgggcagagtgttttaattgaattggttgataaacatataggaattaaattcctttaacaCCAAGAAGCCATTTAAGGCTATCAATCAGGTTAGAGTAGCTAACTTGTcgaactatcttagctggcatgccttaTTGCAAGGTTGGTCGACTTCAGAAAAGCAAGCAAAAGCAAAAATGTACTGAATAATATTCAAGttcctttcaatattttaccCAGATTTGAGCAAAGATTCAGAGAaacatatttagtttctttaaaaaaagaacccgagtggcgcagtggtgtaAGGCACCTCATCGcatgcagtgctagaggtgttactacTGACCCGGGTTCAtttcccgggctgtgccacaaccatCTGTGGCCGGGAGTGCCATaggacagcgcacaattggcccagtgtcgtccgggtaagggggtaaaatacaacaaaaaagtaTGAAAAGAAGCAttagtcaggaggatacagacagctcaagagcttagatatgcagaaaaatacatTGGCTtaatggctctagattgcaggaaaaagctgtttctggGGCCATCttcacatactttgtgccccctcagatatttggggtgcatgacgcccctgcTACAGGTTCCAGTCCTGCCAGCTTCACCCCAAATTTGCTCCAATTCGAAGTTGTCATTGTAGTAGCCTCTTATCACATACACTGCCAAACTGAACAATTCTGTACCAGGGCCATATTTGATCCAAATTGTCattaaaatcaaatgtatcaactgAGATGAAATGGATCCCAATGGAACTGGCCCCATCTCGAACTTTTAAGGATCAGTAGAATAATCTTTTTTTAAGGTCAATCTCATAAGGTTTGATTGTAATTTTGTTCTAGTTAACAAAACAAATGCACGGCTGCAATCCAGTCAAATCCTATTCGAAGCTGGATGCATTTGAGTATTGAGCCCAATTGTCAAaggtgagggagagaagggaacgGAAATTACTGTGAGGAACATATATTTGGTGGGTCAATAGGAGAAAAGGTCAGCCAACAGGTAAATGCAACTGAAAACAGGTTTGAGAGGCCTGGAAGGTGGCTGTGCCCCTGAATGTTGTCTGTGGACTTACAGTTACAGTCGCTAGTGAACGTCTACACAGCCCCAGCAGTCTTCACATTCTGCTGCCTTACATTTTAAATctgtaacgatgttcgtctgaggaagaaggaggagaccaaagcgcagcgtggtacgtgttcatgatgtttattatcacctgaacactgaaacaaaaacaaaggtggaacaaaacacaacagttcagtcaggtactcacacaaaacaactacccacaacacacaggtgggaaaaggctacctaagtatggttctcaatcagagacaacgatagacagctgcctctgattgagaaccacacccggccaaacacatagaaatagacaacatagaacaaaaacatagaatgcccaccccaactcacgccctgaccaaccaaaatagagacataaaaaggatctctaaggtcagggtgtgacaaaatctAAAAAGAGATTACATTCAATTTTTTCCCTTTACCGATCTACACAACCGGCTTAGCTCCTTTTATGTTTATTTTGAACCTGACAAACTCCTCAGTCCCTTCCGGtgacaagcattcccataacatgatgttgccatcacaatacttgaaaaaacagaggatcaacaacattgcataaactccacattactggcctgtatgacaaagtgaaaagaaggaagcctgttttATGAAATCCACTCCAAATCAACCATTCGGTTTGCAACAAGGCTgctaagtaatactgcaagacaacacagcaaagaaattaacttttttgcCTAAATTAAAAACTAtaggtttgggtcaaatccaatacagAGTGAAACCCTCTGTATTTTAAGTATTGCGGTgccatcatcatgttgtgggtatgcttgtcaccggcaaggactggggagtttgtcaagatcaaaagaaatatgaaaggagcacagccaaaaacaatggatataataatgttgccctaagagttgtacAAAATTGGAAGAATCTTTTTCAAAACGATTCACAACTGAAATGCCTTCCAAAGGTGTTTCCACCAAGTAATAACTCTGGGGCATGAAGACATACTCAATCAAGACAGCTTCATTTTTTGTGTATGAAAATGTTCTATAATTTTCTTTCACTTTAAAAATATGGAGTAGGTTGTGTCGATTCGGGAAAAAATTTAGTCCTTTTTAGGTTTAATTTTAAGTcagaaaatgtgaagactgtgcaaggggagTGTAGACTTACACAAGGCACTGTGTCTTTATTATCTACAAACGCGACATAATAATTCACGTATTATAACATTCTATTAACATATTATAACATCCTAATGTTAATACATTTCATATTCTGTTGGCATTGCCCTATACTGACAGAATCAAGCAATATTAAGTTTAAAAAGGGATGCTTTATCCAATTTAGCTATGCATTTACCTAATCTCATGGACACCTAGAATGTAGTCTACATGGGCTCTATCTTCAACTGAGTGCAACTAAGTGACAGTATTTATTGTCAAATGCAAGCATTTTGGCATACTTTGGTCCAGCACAGGACAGCAGTAATATTTCCTGTTGCCGAGCTATACAGCCACATTTGCATTAAGTTATGAGGAGTGGAGAAAACAATATCTCATGGATAGAATGTATGGACCTGGAGAATCAGTGACTGGTGATGATTTGCATTATTAATATGGTGAGGTGAATTTGTCATTTGGTTGAATTCCCCCGTAAAGGTCAAcaaacagcatcatgaactttaccctgtaccaggacattttagctaaaaaaaaaaacaggttgcTGAAAATTGGCCGCGAGGTTatattccagcaagacaataaccccaagcacacatcaaaacccacaaagaaatggttaattggccatctcagtctccggacttgaaatctattgaaaatgggcggcaggtagcctagcggttaagagcgttgggccagtaactgaaaggttgctggttcgaatccccgagcagaaTGAGTGAAAAAGCTGCCaatgtgcacttgagcaaggcacttagttagccgtaattgctcctgtaagtcgctctggataaaagagtctgctaaatgacaaatgtaaatactgtggtttgaattgaagagagcagtccataagcacagactaaggacctggaaggattctgtatggaggaatcgtctaagatccctcccaatgtgttctccaacccataaaacatttttgaaaaatgctCAGTGCGGTTAttctcgcaaggtgaggtattgaaaacagggttgtcaataattctgaaaacaggggtgtcaataattctgACCCCTGCCTTTGagaaatctctttctctgatcaATTGTATTAGTGTAAGACAATctaatttccacatttttttgagcttacaatacagctcagtatttgaataatgtattttatagtcatttttgctcatcgttatcaagggtgtcaataatttcagaccccactgtatctGTTACAGTAGTAGATTTGAATCACTGTTTACTGTTCCCATGGTTTACTTAGGAACCATTTACCTAGGGGAATACTCAGAACCTTCGGTAAGACCCAAGATTAACTTTTGACATGCTGAACAGGGCGTTGTCTCAAACCCAGACCTTGGACCCTGTAGACATATTTAACGGAGGGCTCAAACTATCTTTGTAAATTATCCTACTGTAGAACTGCCAATTCTAGTTATCACAGAGCTGTTCTTGCCTAGTTTTgtaatatgtcatgtttcatgtggcccccaaggaagagtagctgctgctttcgcaacagctaatgggaaacctaataaaataccaaatacacaGGCTACGTCCTGACATCTCCTTACTTGGAAGAGAGTTAGGTTGCACTACAGGTTAGACGCAATGGTTTGCCAGTTGCTAGTTGgttagtgtcaagaactgcaccgctgctgggtttttcacactcaacagtttcttgtgtgtatcaagaatggtccaccaccgtaGGACATcaagcaaacttgacacaactgtgggacacaATGACCAGCATCCCTACGGaaagctttcaacaccttgtagattctatgccctgacgaattgaggctctgaaggcaaaggggggaggggtaggtgttctttatgttttgtaTACTAAGTGTATATGGGCATTTCCTTACGAAAACAGAGCTAAAATTCAGAAATCACACCTAAGCCATCCAAGGTCAAAATAGTTTGTGGTACTGTTCATCTGATTGCAACATGTTTCTAAAACATGAACCAAATATGATAAAAGGCAAAGATGTCTGGCCATCGTGTAAGGTTTTCTTTAATGCTCAATTCAATCAAATTAAAACGGAAAACCTCACCGCCAAaacatgtaatatacagtatatataaaaataGTTTAAGAGAAACATTTGTCACAACATTGCAAACAGTTTTCatataaataaagtatttaaCCATCACCTACCCCATGTTGTAATAGAAGTCATAACTTATTTGCATTTCACTGTTCATTATATAAAGGAAAGCTGGTTGCCACTGAATATAAGACATCATTGCATTAAAACTATTTTCGCAATAATGAAAGTTTCCTTTTGTTTTAAGACCCTAAAAGCACAAATTGATATGGACACATTCAATATATAACTGCCCTACTATACATTTGAACAACTGATCTTATGTAGATTTTAGGGAGCACAATAAGGGTTGAACAATACAAATGTACCTTTTACAGTAGGCTTCCTCCAGTAAGTGTCTTCTGCAAAACATGTTACGTACTACACATTCACATTAGGAGAAAAACATTtttcacaaataaaaaataaaaataaaaaacatatttaggTGAAAATGGAATTCCTCTAAGCTGTGTAAAATGATCTGTCAAAGCTAACTGTGGCAAAGAcgaataaataacaaaaatagacagACTCCACTGCTGATATAATTTCTATACCCCATAATTCATAAAGAGAGACATGGGTCTCAATATGACTCCCTGTTAACATAaacctaaaaactaaaaaaatagcATCTTGATAAGGAAACCATGGATATAATCTCAATGTGACAAATATCAGGACCATACACCAGGTTACACAAACGGTTTCCAGTGAATTGACTCTTATTTGATTAGGGAGTTAGGGTAATAATTGTTAAAACGCTAAAGTATCCAACTAAAATTACACAATTAGGAAGGTATTCTGACTTGAATTCAACGAACGATTTAACGCAAAAGTCTTGCACACATTTTCTCTCAACTCCGTATTGGGCTATTCATTCTAGGAAACACTTACCCcaacagacaaaaacaaaacaaaatgttttcatATGAAAATTGTACATTGAAATATGCACATATTTTAACACATAGCTTACTGATTATGGAAACAGCAGGTACATAGACCAGACAGGGGACCATATGAACCACTTCATACTAACCACCATTATATCCTTCAACCACAAACATCAATATGTTAATATCAGTAACATATCATTGCAAGTAGCACATTTCCTAAATATGACTTGGTAAGCAAACTATGATACTTGATTTACTGTTCCCCTTtaccaaataaaacatttactttgGTAGTGCTGATGTGCACACAATACAAATTGTGGTCAGTGTGATAATCAGACAACTCATTGCATTAAAATGCTTCTTCCTTCCATCACCATTTGATGAACATTAGGCCTGCTAGAACACCATAGCCCAGTATGAGAAAGAGCACCTTAAGCAGTCTGTCATGTTTATCCTCCAGCTCCCGAGACAGGATCTCAAAGAAGGTGACAAAGAGGAAAGTACCAGCAGCCAGGCCTTGGAGCACCACCGATGCAATACTGCCTGCCAGGTTCTGGGCACTATTGATGCACATGCCCAGTCCGATGCCAATGGGGATCATGAGGCTGACCGTCACACCCAGTTTGATGGCATCCCTCATGGGCAAAGCAGCTTTGGCAACACTCACCCCCAGAGCCACAGCAGCCAGGGTCTCGTGGATGCCCACCCCCAGGAAGAGGCTTCCAAGCTTGGCCCCGTCCTCCTGGAGGCCCAGCGCCAGTCCCTCAAACACAGAATGGGCAGAGAGAGCCAGGACCAGGCTGGCCAGCCGTAGAGGCCCAGCTCTGGCCAGCTCGGTGGGGCTGAGGTGTCCATGGTGAtgcccatggtggtggtggcggccCACAGGGGAGCCCCGGGTGGGGGAGATGAATGGAGCTTCGTACTCAGAGTCGCTACCAGCCTCTGAGCCCCTTGCGTTGAACGTTTCCAGGTCAATGAAAGATGGCTTCTCCTTCTTGAAGGTGAGCACTGCCTGCTCCACAAAGACTGTGAGGAAGAAGCCCAGCATCATCATGGTCTCTGCCAGTGGGTAGTCTGTGGTGATATTCACCAGTTTAAGGACCTCATCCACCTAAGGCAGAGACACTCAGTAAATGAACATCAGCATAAACATTTTGCTTCTATTCTCTCAAAAAGTTGAGGCTTTCACGTATTGTCAGAATACATTTTGGGGGGTTTCTCAACACACCTTCGGTCTTCCACACTACTTCTGAGAGGACATGATTATGGGAGCAATCAACCTTTTCCTCTTCAAAATCTAATATTTTCAAGACATAGCTACTTACCTTGTCTCGTACGGCAGGCAAAAGAGCATTGAAGCAAGTGGCCAGAAATACACCCCCTCCAAAAGAATTGCAGAGTGCAAGAGCCTTCCTGTACCTTTGTGCTTTTTCATAGTCCACCTGAATCATGAGTCGCACTGGGACAAGAATCCCAGCCAACATGAGGGCAAACACTCCCAGAAGGCAAAGGACCTTGGCCACTACAAGCTCCATGATGTCCAGATATGGTATTGCTCAGTAATATTAGTGGCACATAACCCTCAAAGCCTCTTCTCCTATTTTCTGTCAGAAACAGAGATTTGTCTTGTCATGCTGGTCCTGGTCGGAGAGGCTGTGACATCAACTACAAATGATAAAATAAACAGTTAAATATGTGCAAACAAACTAACTAGGTCAACTGTGAGATGTATCTGTAGTGACAGTCCGTTACAAACTAGAACAGAAAGCTAAGCTATGACCACCTTGACTGGTTTGAATTGATTTACATCTCATCACAGTTGCGATAACTAGCTAGATGTGCAATCTTGAATGATGCAAAGCACAATCTTTAATACTGCACAACAAGTATAGATATGTACATATCCGACGGCATGTAACGTGACCATGATACAATCAACATGTGAGATTGTTGCTAATTTATCTAGCTAACATTGCA
This window of the Salvelinus sp. IW2-2015 linkage group LG16, ASM291031v2, whole genome shotgun sequence genome carries:
- the LOC111975952 gene encoding zinc transporter ZIP3; the protein is MELVVAKVLCLLGVFALMLAGILVPVRLMIQVDYEKAQRYRKALALCNSFGGGVFLATCFNALLPAVRDKVDEVLKLVNITTDYPLAETMMMLGFFLTVFVEQAVLTFKKEKPSFIDLETFNARGSEAGSDSEYEAPFISPTRGSPVGRHHHHGHHHGHLSPTELARAGPLRLASLVLALSAHSVFEGLALGLQEDGAKLGSLFLGVGIHETLAAVALGVSVAKAALPMRDAIKLGVTVSLMIPIGIGLGMCINSAQNLAGSIASVVLQGLAAGTFLFVTFFEILSRELEDKHDRLLKVLFLILGYGVLAGLMFIKW